atattttttttaaaagacaacGATAGAGTCATGCAAGTACAGTATTGGTACTGCGAAGAACAAGGTATACCcagtttgttattgtatttacaaatatagttcagtcatttttattcaattataaatATAGGTCAATCATTGATTGGCAGTCTACTAAAAAATTTACCAATTTGCAATACTAACTGCTTTTTGGTATGAGGTGGATGGTGGGGTAATGGGGTTATTTCTTCTTGTgtctaataaaagaaaaaaaaaagaaatgtaccattgatattattattattatattcaaatatacAGGAAAGTTAATGtaagtatgtaggcctacagtttaatgatgattcatattttttttagacaCCATTCGCACGTTATTAGTAAGCCCTCAACACGAACGCATGATGAATGGAATTGGTGGCGTCATTAAGGCTAAGTCACTAGAACTGCTAATTAAGCAACTAGTGACAAGGCATAGCAGAGAAGGTCACTTAGTTGTAAATTGCCTAGGATGGAAtggtaaataatacatttataccaTAACTCATAATAATCATTCATTGATGTTAACCAAAAACATACCGCGTGACAATTGGGCATGTCGctaaaatccaatcaaatgggAAAAATTCTTGTTCTTTGAGTCATTACTATTGTCGTTTGTACAAACGACATTAATGaactaacaaaataatttaatattcaattgaaatctattttattgttattataattacagtGTTCAAGGAAATAATTTTGCAACGGCGCAATTGTATAACCTTGCTCGAGAATGATGGGGAATCTGAATTAAGATCCAGATTAGTTCGTTTCAAAGAAGAAATTGAAAACAGCATTCAGCTTGAAAATGGAGCCCAATCGGATGGTAAGTTTAAGTTAAATTAACTTTATTGTTTATCTATTGTCATGGATGCTAATACGAAGAACAATATACAAGCGATATTGTATACATTCAAGTCGCAATACAATGCTGATGATTTGATGTTTGTAGTGCAATATACTGCTACTTTTTGTTCAGGAATTTTAAAACGGCATATTAAGCTGTATTCTCATAACTTGGACGGCATATTATGCTACAGTATCTGTATTGTAAACTTGTATAAACACAGCCCatgcatttaatttttaatcaatattcaaAATACCCATAATCAATTTCTGACCCAATTTGAAACATAtagtaatacaaatttaaaaaaaaacaagattctctattttaaaattttgtttacacagagCTTCTAAAAAAATGATACAACTATTTAGAGGTCTATTAAATAATAGGGCCTtggtttattcatcatttcAGATGAGGACGACAGTACAGATGAGGAGGTTGAAGATAATGCGGAGATGGCAAATGAGGAGGACGACTACACATTTCCGGGGTGAAAATAGCATTCATGATACTGGACACATGCCTTGCAGTcacattttatataacttttcaaattaatttattaaatttattctgtgccttgtgatgtttatatatatactgtatatacaattgAGAGACTAGTACTGTTCCGCCGTACTACGACAGTGGTCTAATGgtcatctgcatatcaagcagaatgtTCCGGGTTCGGATCTTGGATTGGGCATTCTCActgatttcctcatctttatcgtttaaaattaaataattaaatttcactgggcggtttagaattattctgtgcctgtgaaatgtatatatcttttaaatattttctactACAATCACGTATAAATAGTTAGTAATGCATACAATACTTATTTTACTAGAAGCCGAGTTTAATTCTTTCTAAATTAATAACCAGTGTTAGTgaataaatagttaaaatttATCAGTTCTTTAATTCTTTGATGTAAGGCTGAGAAAAAACATGAGTGTATTCATGTTTTGTCATTAATAAAAAGCTTGTATAGCACACTAAAACTTTGTctactaattatttttacagaGAAATTCTTGTATTTCTGAAGTCATAAATTTTATGACCTAATGGCAGCTTCACAATCATGTCATAAATATTATGACTTATGTGAAAACAGTCAATACCTTGAAGCCCGGAAATCACAGCCTCATGTACTATAACCAGCGTATTCCGAGACATAACATGTAGTTTTAAATTGTCATAAATTTTATGACCTAATGACTGCTAAATTAATGTCATAAATATTATGACTTATGTGAAAATAGTCAATACTGTACCAGGAAGCCCCGAAATTAGTGCTTCCTGTACTATACACTATAACTAGCGTATTCCGAGACTTAACATGTACCTTTAAATTGTCATAAATGTTATGACCTAATGACTGCTAAATTAATGTCATAAATATTATGACTTATGTGAAAATAGTCAATAGGCAGCTACCATGTCGATCGAATAATACACGCTGTTATCTGCTGTATATAGCCCATCACTTTATAACTTTTTTGTTGAatctaatatattattaccGAGTATAAGGTGGTTAGGAGCTAATAATACTAAGCTTTAGAGCTGAGTGGAAATGGGCCGCTACTACTAGTAATTACACCAAAGTGTTTTGTGTATGATAATCGAAGTGCAGCTAGCTCTGCCAACAAATGCATGGATTAATacattcatttataaaaatagtttttaacaCTCAGCTAGCTTTTATCTCATTatcataaatgaaaacaaaaaagaattgCCTTTTTCaactacaaataaaaacatatcatccAAACtaataaacagaaaaaagaaacaattattcAATCAATATTATAGTTTATCGTTAAAGTAAGTTGATATATTTATGTTTCATTATACATTGTATTAAACTAGTTAATGTcgatgtatacatttatataaaacaaggttttgtttattaatttctcAGCGttactaaaatcaaaatataaaacaaaacaaattatacggCAAGTTtatgcaaataaaaataattataagagGAAATGTTTGTTATCGCTAAATTGTAGTATTTTGATAatattgaaatcgataaaaatcaaaatatgcatattttacgattttgtatacattttagctATGAATGGCCAAAATTAAAGTAAAGGTCGATTTTGTTGAATCTACACAGACGTATAATGTTTGTACTgaaaataaaacgtgttttgaGAGATTTCCTCTCTAATACAAATGTGTTGAGGTCTGTCCTCCAAGTATGATTGACACCATCTTAGTGCACATCCCTGAACACCAATAGAAGCTTGCAACCTCTCAGTCAGAATACTATGATATACCGTATCAAACGCAGCACTCAAATCAGGTAAAATTAAAGCAGTTACTTTTTCAACATCCATCGCACGAAGTATATCATTGCTAACGCGCAGGAGTGCAGTTTCAGTACTGTGATGTgattgagagagagagatagatcagcgagagcgagataaattagcgagagagagatagatcagcgagagagaggtagatcagcgagagagagagatagatcagcgagaaagagatagatcagcgagagagataaatagatcagcgagagagagagagagatagatcagcgagagagagagagagagagatagatcagcgagagagagagagatatagatcagcgagagagagatagatcagcgagagggagagatagatcagcgagagagagatagatcagtgagagagagagagagatcagcgagagagagtgatagatcagcgagagagagatagatcagcaagagagagagagatagatcagcgagagagagatagatcagcgagagagaaaaagatcagcgagaaagatatagatcagcgacagagagatagatcagcgagagagagatagatcagcgagagagatatagatcagcgagagagatagatcagcgagagagaaatagatcagcgagagagagaaagatcagcgagagagagatagatcagctagagagagatagatcagcgagagagatagatcagcgagagagagagatagatcagcgagagagagagagagatagatcagcaagagagatagatcagcgagagagagatagataagcgagagagagatagattagcgagagagagatagatcagcgagagagagatagatcagcgagagagagagagatcagcgagagagagatagatcagcgagagagagagatagatcagcgagagagagacagatagatcagcgagagagagtgagagagatagatcagcgagagagagagagagatagatcagcgagagatagagatggatcagcgagagagagatagatcagcgagagagaaaaagatcattgagagagagatagatcagcgacagagagatagataagcgagaaagagatagatcagcgagagagatatagatcagcgagagagatagatcagcgagagagagatagatcagcgagagagagagagatagatcagcgagagggagagatagatcagcgagaaagagatagatcagcgagagagagatagatcagcgagagagagatatatcagcgggagagagatagatcagcgagagagagagagagagatagatcagcgagagagagagagagagagatagatcagcgagagagagaaagatcagcgagagagagataggtcagcgacagagagatagatcagcgagagagagatagatcagcgagagagatatagatcagcgagagagagatagatcagcgagagagagagatagatcagcgagagagagaaagatcagcgagagaaagatagatcagtgagagagagatagatcagcgagagagagatagatcagcgagagagagatagatcagcaagagagagagagatagatcagagagagagagatagatcagcgagagagagatagatcagcgagagagagatagatcagcgagatagagatagatcagcgagagagagatagaaagttcagcgagagagagagagatcagcgaaagagagatagatagatcagcgagagagagatagatcagcgagagagatagatcagcgagagagagatagatagatagatgagcgagagagagatagatgagcgagagagagatagatcaccgagagagagatagataagcgagagagagatagatcagcgagagagagatagatagatagatcagcgagagagagatagatagatcagctagagagagatagatcagtaagagagagatagatagatcagcgagagagagagatagatcagcgagagagagatagatcagcgagagagatagatagatcagcgagagagagagatagatcagcgagagagagatagatgagcgagagagagacagatcagcgagagggagagatagatcagcgagagagagatagatcagcgagagagatagatcagcgagagagagatagatcagcgagagagagatagatcagcgggagagagatagatcagctagagagagagagatagatcagcgagatagagaaagatcagcgagagagagatagatcagcgacagagagatagaacagcgagagagagatagatcagcgagagagatatagatcagcgagagagagatagatcagcg
This genomic stretch from Antedon mediterranea chromosome 11, ecAntMedi1.1, whole genome shotgun sequence harbors:
- the LOC140063092 gene encoding uncharacterized protein gives rise to the protein MMNGIGGVIKAKSLELLIKQLVTRHSREGHLVVNCLGWNVFKEIILQRRNCITLLENDGESELRSRLVRFKEEIENSIQLENGAQSDDEDDSTDEEVEDNAEMANEEDDYTFPG